In Natrinema amylolyticum, the following are encoded in one genomic region:
- a CDS encoding YihY/virulence factor BrkB family protein, giving the protein MDSRRIRSVARDVVAVVDEHNVTFMAGSIAHAAFLSLLPLLLLLFIVAGAVGNEYLTEQIVAVARDHLSPAGQGLVYEALTHASKRAGASLIGIVSLLWGMLRIFRGLNTAFDELYGEGERSVSGKFADGIVVFLAIVIATTGVSFATATLATVNHPVVVAVTPLVLFCGLVVAFFPIYYVFPEPDVSAREALPGTLIAAAGWVVLEALFGVYADLVNTVGTFDTFGAVILLLIWLYGTSFVLLVGVAVNVVIGEYHPEAGPADSNDRESTGSVHG; this is encoded by the coding sequence ATGGACTCGCGACGGATCCGATCCGTCGCTCGAGACGTGGTGGCCGTCGTCGATGAGCACAACGTGACGTTCATGGCGGGGAGCATCGCCCACGCCGCGTTCCTCTCCCTGCTGCCGCTCTTGCTCCTCCTCTTTATCGTCGCCGGCGCGGTCGGCAACGAGTACCTGACCGAGCAGATCGTCGCGGTGGCCCGAGACCACCTCAGTCCCGCCGGCCAGGGGCTCGTCTACGAGGCGTTGACCCACGCGTCCAAGCGGGCCGGGGCGTCGCTCATCGGGATCGTCTCGCTGCTGTGGGGAATGCTGCGCATCTTCCGGGGGTTGAACACCGCGTTCGACGAACTGTACGGCGAGGGAGAGCGCTCCGTTTCGGGCAAGTTCGCCGACGGTATCGTGGTCTTCCTCGCCATCGTGATCGCCACCACCGGCGTCAGTTTCGCGACGGCGACGCTGGCGACGGTGAACCATCCTGTCGTCGTCGCGGTGACTCCGCTCGTCCTGTTCTGTGGCCTGGTCGTCGCGTTCTTCCCCATCTACTACGTCTTCCCCGAACCGGACGTCTCGGCTCGAGAGGCCCTTCCCGGGACCCTCATCGCCGCCGCGGGCTGGGTCGTCCTCGAGGCGCTGTTCGGCGTCTACGCGGACCTCGTGAACACCGTCGGAACGTTCGACACGTTCGGTGCGGTCATCCTCCTGCTCATCTGGCTCTACGGGACCTCGTTCGTCCTCCTCGTCGGCGTAGCGGTGAACGTCGTGATCGGGGAGTACCACCCCGAAGCGGGCCCCGCCGACAGCAACGACCGGGAGTCGACCGGCTCCGTTCACGGGTAG
- a CDS encoding SDR family NAD(P)-dependent oxidoreductase, which yields MHEADFDVAGQTAIVTGASQGIGQAIAETLAANGANVAICSRSMDRVGPVAEGIDEADDAGDAIAVECNVREREQVQALVDETVDEFGDIDILVNNAGGEFVAPFEDISENGWKTIVDLNLNSTVHCTQLAGEVMREGSGGVIINLSSVNGQHAAPGESHYGASKAAIIRLTETLAVEWAEDGIRVNCIAPGLIQTPGVAETLGIDSEDMPPREETDRRIGHAEEIADAVQFLSSPAASFMNGETITVKGVPRAGNSMSQDLGLED from the coding sequence ATGCACGAAGCAGACTTCGACGTCGCGGGGCAGACCGCGATCGTCACCGGCGCGAGCCAGGGAATCGGACAGGCGATCGCGGAGACGCTCGCGGCGAACGGCGCGAACGTCGCGATCTGTTCGCGGTCGATGGACCGCGTGGGACCGGTCGCCGAGGGGATCGACGAGGCCGACGACGCGGGCGACGCCATCGCCGTCGAGTGCAACGTCCGCGAGCGCGAGCAGGTCCAGGCCCTCGTCGACGAGACCGTCGACGAGTTCGGCGATATCGACATCCTCGTGAACAACGCCGGCGGGGAGTTCGTCGCGCCGTTCGAGGACATCTCCGAAAACGGCTGGAAGACCATCGTCGACCTCAACCTCAACAGCACCGTTCACTGCACGCAACTCGCCGGCGAAGTCATGCGCGAGGGATCGGGCGGCGTCATCATCAATCTCTCGAGCGTGAACGGCCAGCACGCCGCGCCCGGCGAGAGCCACTACGGCGCGTCGAAGGCGGCGATCATCCGACTCACCGAAACGCTGGCCGTCGAATGGGCCGAGGACGGCATCCGCGTCAACTGCATCGCGCCCGGCCTGATCCAGACGCCCGGCGTGGCAGAGACGCTCGGCATCGACAGCGAGGACATGCCGCCCCGCGAGGAGACCGATCGCCGCATCGGCCACGCCGAGGAGATCGCCGACGCCGTCCAGTTCCTCTCGAGCCCCGCCGCCTCGTTCATGAACGGCGAGACGATCACCGTCAAGGGCGTCCCGCGGGCCGGCAACTCGATGTCGCAGGACCTCGGCCTCGAGGACTGA